A stretch of Synechococcus sp. MIT S9220 DNA encodes these proteins:
- a CDS encoding methylglyoxal synthase yields MDRNVLIDTLQNEGNLKHSFSAEDIELIAQHMSIKTFDKDTILMSKGEPADYMAFLVNGRVQILEDERQIALLTKGDFLGESLFSEQATRVADVQAMEKTTVGLFTIHDFHDFLKTNQRLALQFREIFKAIERARAQQHVAETYIDKRKYLALIAHNNMKESLMEFCSIHTEKLEKFPLIATGTTGSMLYKKTGMCLSRKVASGPLGGDQAVGTLISTQNISGVIFFRDPLSSHPHHADIEALGRLCDVYQIPFATNPQSGEAILDYLLSAKANRELLPNRVLEAYVQGQKKVVEAS; encoded by the coding sequence ATGGATCGCAACGTCCTGATCGACACCCTGCAAAATGAAGGAAATCTGAAGCATTCGTTCAGCGCCGAAGATATTGAACTGATTGCTCAACACATGTCGATCAAAACATTCGACAAGGACACCATCTTGATGTCCAAAGGAGAGCCTGCCGACTACATGGCATTCCTTGTGAATGGCCGCGTACAGATTCTTGAAGACGAGAGACAGATTGCACTCCTCACGAAAGGTGATTTTCTTGGAGAAAGCCTGTTCTCAGAGCAAGCAACACGCGTGGCAGATGTTCAAGCCATGGAGAAAACAACAGTGGGCCTATTCACAATCCACGATTTCCATGATTTTTTAAAGACCAATCAAAGGCTTGCACTTCAATTCAGGGAAATTTTCAAGGCCATTGAACGCGCCCGAGCCCAGCAGCACGTAGCAGAAACATATATTGATAAACGCAAATACTTGGCACTAATAGCCCATAACAACATGAAGGAAAGTCTGATGGAATTTTGCAGCATTCACACTGAGAAACTGGAGAAATTTCCCCTCATCGCGACTGGCACAACCGGCAGCATGCTGTACAAAAAAACTGGCATGTGCCTGAGCCGCAAGGTAGCTTCAGGTCCTCTGGGTGGAGACCAAGCAGTGGGAACTCTGATTTCCACGCAAAACATTAGCGGCGTGATTTTTTTCAGAGATCCACTCTCTTCTCACCCCCATCACGCTGATATCGAAGCCCTAGGTCGTCTCTGTGATGTCTACCAGATCCCTTTTGCAACAAACCCTCAAAGCGGCGAAGCCATTCTCGACTACCTTCTCTCCGCCAAAGCGAATCGCGAGCTCCTTCCCAATCGTGTTTTGGAAGCCTACGTTCAAGGACAAAAGAAAGTCGTCGAAGCTAGTTAA
- a CDS encoding Coq4 family protein has protein sequence MQINLGERLQSLKMLVSLAGFLKSPGSLDSVLAVGASLKDSPLAEQMTRHLLDNPDFAQLVSDGWRPQPIDLSALQKLPAGTLGRCYSDQLISQGITPDTLIDPSPISDERGYITHRLRETHDITHVLTGFGIDGVSELGLQGFNLAQNRSPLAVMLIFGGMLTALQNNEPLAPMLRALARGFQMGLDAELVISRKLEEGWGRPLNEWRSELKLPEQIPD, from the coding sequence ATGCAAATCAACCTCGGAGAACGATTGCAGAGCCTGAAGATGCTAGTCAGTCTGGCGGGCTTTCTGAAAAGCCCCGGCTCTCTGGACAGCGTCCTCGCTGTTGGCGCCAGCTTGAAAGACAGCCCGCTTGCCGAACAGATGACCCGCCATCTGTTGGACAATCCTGACTTCGCACAACTGGTGAGCGACGGTTGGCGCCCGCAGCCGATTGACTTGTCGGCACTCCAGAAACTTCCTGCCGGAACGCTCGGTCGCTGTTACTCCGATCAGCTGATTAGCCAGGGAATTACTCCCGACACGCTGATCGACCCTTCACCCATCAGCGATGAGCGTGGTTACATCACACATCGCCTCAGGGAGACCCATGACATCACGCATGTGCTGACTGGATTTGGAATCGATGGCGTCAGTGAACTGGGCCTTCAGGGATTCAACCTCGCCCAAAATCGATCGCCTCTGGCGGTGATGCTGATCTTCGGAGGAATGCTCACGGCACTACAGAACAATGAACCTTTGGCTCCGATGCTTCGCGCACTAGCGAGAGGATTCCAGATGGGACTGGATGCCGAGCTTGTGATCTCCCGCAAACTGGAAGAAGGCTGGGGTCGTCCCCTCAACGAGTGGCGCAGTGAGCTGAAGCTTCCTGAACAAATCCCAGACTGA
- a CDS encoding ATP-dependent 6-phosphofructokinase, which yields MAYENVLNNPTTFDFRIEELGESQYSNPSRNAVFVENMERIIFSSQLKNLKHQLETCPELPSFEKAGARRKIFHDPESTQAAIITCGGLCPGLNNVIKGLVNVLEQDYGVKNILGIRYGYKGLTQASTHPPIQLNSLIVDQIHKQGGTILGSSRGSQDPEEIVDMLQARGINLLFCIGGDGTLKGAQAIAEAAIRRKANISIVGVPKTIDNDLGFVEKTFGFETSVQTASEIITSAQNEAEGAENGIGIVKLMGRDSGFITATASLANSVVDFCLIPETSFQFGGPDGICTAIQRRIEQKNHAVVVVAEGAGQELFANNEKKMDASGNILKEDIGELLKEELTAHFKQHNMTINIKYLDPSYHIRSVAANASDAVFCQLLAEYAVHAGMSGKTNLVIGYWNNFFTHVPIHLATKERRMVELDSALWRGVMSATHQEK from the coding sequence GTGGCATACGAAAATGTGCTTAATAACCCGACTACATTCGATTTTCGAATCGAAGAGCTTGGTGAAAGTCAATACTCCAATCCCAGTCGCAATGCTGTATTCGTTGAGAATATGGAGCGCATTATCTTTTCTAGCCAACTCAAAAATCTAAAGCATCAACTGGAAACATGCCCGGAATTGCCCTCATTTGAAAAGGCAGGTGCACGTCGAAAAATTTTTCACGATCCAGAATCAACCCAAGCCGCCATCATCACATGCGGGGGGCTCTGCCCAGGGCTGAATAATGTCATCAAAGGGTTAGTGAATGTTCTCGAGCAGGATTATGGAGTCAAAAACATTCTTGGCATCCGATATGGATACAAAGGACTGACGCAGGCATCAACTCATCCACCAATCCAACTCAATTCTCTAATCGTCGATCAGATCCATAAACAGGGCGGAACCATACTTGGATCATCTAGAGGTAGTCAGGATCCAGAGGAGATAGTGGACATGCTCCAAGCAAGAGGAATCAACCTTCTCTTTTGCATTGGCGGCGATGGAACCTTAAAGGGTGCTCAGGCGATCGCGGAAGCCGCAATTCGTCGCAAGGCAAACATCAGCATTGTCGGCGTGCCTAAGACCATTGACAATGATCTCGGCTTTGTCGAGAAAACCTTCGGCTTTGAAACCTCAGTACAAACAGCCTCTGAAATCATCACATCAGCCCAAAACGAAGCAGAAGGGGCTGAAAACGGCATCGGCATCGTTAAGTTAATGGGTCGAGACTCTGGGTTCATCACTGCCACGGCATCTCTTGCAAACTCTGTGGTTGATTTCTGCCTAATCCCAGAAACCTCTTTTCAATTCGGCGGGCCGGATGGGATCTGCACTGCTATTCAACGAAGGATTGAACAAAAAAACCATGCCGTTGTGGTCGTTGCAGAAGGAGCAGGACAGGAACTTTTTGCTAACAACGAGAAAAAAATGGATGCTTCCGGAAACATCCTCAAAGAGGACATCGGAGAGTTACTCAAAGAAGAGCTGACAGCTCACTTCAAGCAACACAACATGACGATCAACATCAAGTATCTTGACCCGAGCTACCACATCCGAAGCGTTGCAGCCAATGCTTCGGATGCTGTTTTTTGCCAGCTACTTGCCGAATATGCCGTCCATGCAGGAATGAGCGGGAAAACGAATCTTGTCATTGGTTACTGGAACAATTTCTTCACCCACGTCCCTATTCATCTGGCCACAAAAGAAAGGCGAATGGTTGAACTTGATAGCGCTCTATGGCGCGGCGTGATGAGTGCAACCCATCAAGAGAAATAA
- a CDS encoding mechanosensitive ion channel family protein: MTLTLSLLVIVALLTVHRVCKRQKLSPPPLRMPLIAAIGIPLLSKLAEIVSYGGLPVLQNSLAAAITLLWALSLIRILNWGILQIPAELGWWKPTAKILRDLLTLAVITVVTMVVIHRDFRVNLVGLAATSAVVTAVIGLAAQETLKNLFAGISLQVDSPFEEGDWIDLDSATGVVTSLRLMTTRVRGLDGSITVVPNSRIAVEGLRRFKPEEPVGQMIDVGLDYSLPPRQAIQLLQQTLQHNRKVLHQPTPKVWVSSFEDSSITYRLLTWQRSPLELRQLKSTVLEQIWYALHRIDQSIPYPIRDVRTKPSQAKLPSSDITLEQKQSLLASTEIFGHLNEQQLAMLADQASCETFAPGESVVRQGERGDSLYLVVRGTLEVFQASANSSTSHPSRYVSDLEVSDTFGEMALCTGKARSASVICKSECILIEIERKHLLPLLEEQPEILETMGSIMAARRQQLKANQQQRAESRRLALIARMQKLFNLRRGD, encoded by the coding sequence ATGACTCTGACTCTGAGCCTTCTGGTCATCGTGGCACTTCTGACGGTCCATCGGGTTTGCAAACGCCAGAAGCTCAGCCCGCCGCCTTTGCGAATGCCTTTGATTGCAGCGATCGGCATCCCCTTGTTGAGCAAGCTGGCTGAAATCGTCAGCTACGGCGGTCTGCCGGTTTTGCAGAATTCACTGGCAGCAGCCATCACGCTGCTCTGGGCTCTGAGCCTGATTCGCATCCTGAACTGGGGCATCCTGCAGATTCCCGCTGAGCTGGGCTGGTGGAAACCCACCGCCAAGATCCTGCGAGACCTGCTCACCCTTGCAGTGATCACTGTCGTAACGATGGTGGTGATTCACCGAGATTTCCGCGTCAATCTTGTTGGCTTGGCAGCCACCTCGGCCGTCGTCACCGCCGTCATCGGTCTTGCCGCTCAAGAGACCCTGAAAAATTTGTTTGCAGGGATCTCGCTACAGGTTGACTCGCCCTTTGAAGAAGGTGACTGGATTGATCTGGATTCAGCAACCGGCGTCGTGACATCGCTGCGTTTAATGACTACCCGAGTGCGCGGACTGGATGGCTCAATCACCGTGGTACCGAACAGCCGCATTGCCGTGGAAGGGCTGCGCCGGTTCAAACCTGAAGAACCTGTGGGACAGATGATCGATGTGGGATTGGACTACAGCCTGCCTCCAAGACAGGCGATCCAGCTGCTGCAACAAACTCTTCAACACAACCGCAAGGTGCTCCATCAACCCACTCCCAAAGTTTGGGTATCGTCCTTTGAAGACAGCTCAATCACCTACCGCTTGCTGACCTGGCAAAGATCACCACTGGAATTGCGCCAACTGAAAAGCACAGTGCTTGAACAGATTTGGTATGCCCTGCATCGCATTGACCAGTCAATTCCCTATCCAATCCGAGACGTTCGCACCAAACCAAGCCAAGCCAAGTTGCCATCAAGCGACATTACGTTGGAGCAAAAACAAAGCCTGCTGGCCTCAACAGAAATCTTCGGTCATCTCAATGAGCAGCAGCTTGCCATGCTGGCGGACCAGGCAAGCTGCGAGACCTTTGCACCCGGCGAATCGGTCGTTAGGCAAGGAGAGCGCGGTGACAGTCTTTATCTCGTGGTTCGAGGCACACTGGAGGTGTTTCAAGCAAGCGCCAACAGCTCCACCAGCCATCCAAGTCGATACGTCTCAGATCTTGAGGTCAGTGACACCTTTGGTGAAATGGCACTCTGCACCGGTAAAGCACGTTCAGCGAGTGTGATCTGCAAGAGCGAATGCATCTTGATCGAGATCGAACGCAAACACCTTCTGCCACTGCTCGAAGAACAGCCTGAAATTCTCGAAACCATGGGATCGATCATGGCCGCACGCCGACAGCAGCTCAAAGCGAACCAGCAGCAACGTGCTGAGTCCCGGCGCCTCGCGTTGATCGCACGCATGCAAAAGCTTTTTAACCTCCGGAGAGGGGACTAA
- the speA gene encoding biosynthetic arginine decarboxylase, with the protein MVLADANQPGREQSDEQSAPTTAWNIQDSSELYGLERWGDPYFSINLRGHVSVQPRGERGGSLDLVELVKGLQGRNLNLPLLIRFDDILEDRLESLHAAFERAITRYDYNGRYQGVFPVKCNQQCHVVEELVSCGKRWHFGLEAGSKAELLIALSLIDDPEALLICNGYKDQRYIETAILARRLGRRPVVVIEQADEVQRIIDASRELGAAPLIGIRARLSSRSTGRWGNSVGDKAKFGLPVPEILATVEALREAGLLDELRLLHFHVGSQINDIGVVKDALQEASRIYVELHKLGAPMGYLDVGGGLGIDYDGSRTATAASTNYSLQNYANDVVATVKEGCEPHDVAVPTLVSESGRAIASHFSVLVFDVLGTGGLPHSTPSRSEEESLIVRNLHDTLEGIKTLPDDGSADISRLQEAWNDALKFKDDALAAFRLGYLSLTERSQAEQLTWASARALVERLPENAVLPEELQALPAVLALTYYANLSIFRSAPDTWAIEQLFPLMPIHRLAEKPTELGHFADLTCDSDGRLNRFIADGRSKQLLELHSLHSDEPYLIGMFLGGAYQEVMGNLHNLFGTTDAVHIRLAPGGDYQVDHVVRGDTNAEVLMAMEHNPESLLERLRVASERSIRANQLKIAEARRLMDHLEISLRQSTYLQN; encoded by the coding sequence ATGGTGCTCGCCGACGCCAACCAACCAGGACGTGAGCAGAGCGACGAACAATCAGCGCCAACCACTGCCTGGAATATTCAGGACAGCTCCGAGCTCTATGGACTCGAACGTTGGGGGGATCCTTACTTCTCCATCAATCTGCGCGGCCATGTAAGCGTGCAACCACGAGGAGAGCGTGGCGGAAGCCTGGACCTGGTGGAGCTGGTGAAAGGCCTGCAGGGCAGGAACCTCAACCTGCCGCTGCTGATCAGATTTGATGACATCCTCGAAGACCGGCTCGAGAGCCTCCATGCCGCCTTCGAGCGAGCAATCACCCGATACGACTACAACGGCCGCTACCAGGGAGTCTTCCCTGTGAAATGCAACCAGCAATGCCACGTTGTGGAGGAGCTGGTGAGCTGCGGCAAGCGCTGGCACTTCGGACTGGAAGCCGGCAGCAAGGCAGAACTGCTCATTGCCCTGTCGCTCATTGACGATCCCGAAGCGTTGCTGATCTGCAATGGCTACAAAGATCAGCGATATATCGAAACGGCGATCCTGGCCAGGCGCCTGGGCAGACGGCCCGTTGTCGTCATCGAACAAGCCGATGAAGTGCAACGGATCATTGATGCCAGCAGGGAACTCGGTGCTGCACCTCTGATCGGGATCCGCGCTCGGCTGTCGAGCCGAAGCACCGGCCGCTGGGGCAATTCGGTCGGTGACAAAGCCAAATTTGGGCTGCCGGTCCCCGAGATCCTCGCGACGGTCGAAGCCCTACGCGAGGCAGGTCTTCTCGACGAGCTGCGCTTACTCCACTTCCATGTCGGCAGCCAGATCAATGACATCGGTGTGGTGAAGGACGCCCTGCAGGAGGCGTCCCGCATCTATGTGGAGCTTCACAAACTCGGAGCTCCGATGGGTTATCTGGATGTGGGAGGAGGACTGGGCATTGATTACGACGGCAGTCGCACAGCCACGGCCGCCTCGACGAACTACTCGCTTCAGAACTACGCCAACGATGTGGTCGCCACGGTCAAGGAAGGATGTGAACCCCACGACGTGGCCGTTCCGACTCTGGTGAGCGAAAGCGGGCGGGCCATCGCCAGCCATTTCTCTGTGCTGGTGTTCGACGTTCTCGGCACCGGCGGACTGCCCCACTCCACACCTTCACGCTCCGAAGAAGAATCTCTAATCGTGCGCAACCTTCACGACACTCTGGAGGGGATCAAGACGCTTCCTGATGACGGAAGCGCAGATATCTCACGACTGCAGGAAGCCTGGAACGATGCTCTCAAATTCAAGGACGATGCATTAGCTGCATTCAGGCTTGGCTATCTGAGCCTCACCGAACGCAGTCAGGCGGAACAACTCACCTGGGCCTCTGCACGGGCTCTGGTGGAAAGGCTCCCTGAGAACGCCGTACTCCCCGAAGAACTTCAAGCCTTACCGGCTGTTCTTGCACTCACCTATTACGCGAACCTATCGATCTTCCGCTCTGCGCCCGACACCTGGGCCATTGAGCAGCTCTTCCCTCTGATGCCAATCCACCGGCTGGCAGAGAAACCGACTGAGCTCGGCCACTTCGCTGATCTGACCTGCGATTCAGATGGTCGCCTGAACCGCTTCATTGCTGATGGACGCAGCAAGCAACTTCTGGAGCTGCATTCCCTGCATTCAGATGAGCCGTATCTGATCGGGATGTTTCTTGGAGGGGCCTATCAAGAAGTGATGGGCAACCTGCACAACTTGTTCGGCACCACCGACGCAGTGCACATTCGTCTGGCACCCGGAGGCGACTACCAGGTGGATCACGTCGTGCGTGGCGACACCAACGCCGAGGTGCTGATGGCGATGGAACACAACCCGGAATCTCTGCTGGAACGTTTGCGTGTCGCCAGTGAGCGCTCCATCCGAGCGAACCAGCTCAAGATCGCCGAAGCGCGACGACTCATGGACCATCTTGAGATCAGTCTGCGCCAGAGCACCTACCTGCAGAACTGA
- a CDS encoding cyclic nucleotide-binding domain-containing protein codes for MKNENQQLTQIRDRLRMLLSTHLSTISHQTLTAAVGEVLIQQDTPAVRVLIVQTGELKVERCEPGGTPQVIARIGPDELVGEMALIGDQHHSASVTVSRGPAEILVVKADDLLKASIYDSDLVMELLALSSNRCRQTNRHLTLILEALGALDQEHSSALNRCCNELEYSSDPALSNAARRLRRLVKAQETP; via the coding sequence ATGAAGAACGAGAACCAACAGCTCACCCAGATTCGTGATCGTCTGCGGATGTTGCTGAGCACCCATCTCTCCACAATCAGCCATCAAACGCTCACAGCAGCTGTGGGTGAGGTGCTGATCCAACAGGACACACCAGCCGTAAGGGTGCTGATTGTGCAAACAGGAGAATTGAAAGTTGAACGCTGTGAACCAGGTGGCACGCCTCAAGTGATCGCCCGAATCGGACCGGATGAACTGGTCGGAGAAATGGCATTGATCGGTGATCAACACCACAGCGCAAGCGTCACGGTGAGTCGCGGACCGGCCGAGATCCTTGTGGTTAAAGCGGATGATCTACTGAAGGCTTCCATCTACGACAGCGATTTGGTGATGGAACTGTTGGCTCTAAGCAGCAACCGCTGCCGCCAAACCAACCGCCATCTGACTTTGATCCTTGAAGCCCTGGGGGCTCTGGATCAAGAGCATTCCTCCGCACTGAATCGGTGCTGCAACGAACTGGAGTACAGCTCTGATCCAGCACTTTCCAACGCAGCCCGACGGTTGAGACGACTGGTGAAGGCACAGGAAACACCATGA
- a CDS encoding CHASE2 domain-containing protein produces MSRPSLRQWLHRNSTVLILSGVVAVSGGLSSAWLTSVELRFAGMVQETRGLRPVPDRLMIVAIDDFSLQQAANVDLSDDPLLQSLSQWPWPRQIHATVLDRLIEAGATVVGFDLLFESPSSHGETDDAAFAEALQRHREQVVLGVQVLSTRGPVAGMSLLDVTPGLRPADQPLHRGLLNGEPDSDGVIRRRPGQVTQSMREQLNASIPDGLAIALLRKQKESADLSIHSRDLLDPYGPPRTIPTLSIWELLEPQAYASIKKSGRLRNALILVGPTAAVLQDRHPAVFSGAEGMPGVELHGTELANRLESRSLRWIPAPPGWNLVMAMLVLVTGVCAARFERPLPRLGLLLVAAGLLVAGSAGLIVWGGLLLPVLGVAGSLGVTGIVTSADATVRLQWQRRRLRRTLGRYLSPAVAAVISEQPEEADQLLGGQLTDVVILMSDIRGFTAFTQEMTKQGNVKQLVDRLNTYFSEVVDAVHSEEGTVDKFIGDAVLAVFGAPLQKTSSTNVLAAVKTAIALQQRLAILNRAWIAEGQSPWDQVVVLSYGWVVSGNIGCASRMDYTVIGDAVNTASRLEAIAKQCGQAIVMSAAVAEHLDGDWPLQDLGTFPIRGQDDQRVFALKTDTKEHT; encoded by the coding sequence ATGAGCAGACCATCTCTTCGGCAATGGCTGCATCGCAACAGCACCGTCCTGATCCTCAGTGGTGTGGTCGCCGTGAGCGGTGGACTAAGCAGCGCCTGGCTGACCAGCGTGGAGTTGCGTTTTGCCGGCATGGTGCAGGAAACCCGCGGACTCCGGCCAGTGCCAGATCGATTGATGATCGTGGCCATTGACGACTTCAGCCTGCAGCAGGCAGCGAATGTGGATCTCAGCGACGATCCGCTGCTGCAAAGCCTGAGCCAATGGCCCTGGCCTCGACAAATCCATGCCACGGTGCTGGATCGCCTGATCGAGGCAGGAGCGACTGTGGTGGGTTTCGACCTGCTCTTTGAATCGCCCAGCAGCCATGGAGAGACAGACGATGCGGCATTTGCCGAGGCCCTACAACGTCATCGTGAGCAGGTGGTTCTTGGCGTTCAGGTTCTCAGCACCCGGGGACCCGTTGCAGGGATGTCCCTTCTGGATGTCACGCCAGGCCTGCGGCCTGCTGACCAGCCGCTGCATCGAGGACTGCTCAATGGCGAACCGGACAGTGATGGAGTGATCCGACGCCGTCCGGGGCAGGTCACTCAGTCGATGCGTGAACAGCTGAATGCTTCAATTCCAGATGGCCTGGCCATCGCGCTGCTCAGGAAACAGAAGGAGTCCGCCGATCTCAGCATCCACAGCCGCGACCTGCTGGATCCTTACGGTCCGCCAAGGACGATTCCAACCCTCTCCATCTGGGAACTGCTTGAACCGCAGGCCTATGCATCAATCAAGAAGTCCGGGCGGCTGCGCAATGCCCTGATTCTTGTGGGACCGACTGCAGCCGTGTTGCAAGATCGCCATCCCGCCGTGTTCTCAGGAGCGGAGGGCATGCCGGGAGTTGAACTGCATGGGACGGAACTGGCCAACCGTCTTGAATCACGTTCACTGCGCTGGATCCCTGCACCTCCTGGATGGAACCTGGTGATGGCAATGCTGGTGCTAGTCACCGGGGTGTGCGCGGCCCGGTTTGAACGACCACTACCTCGCCTGGGCTTGCTGCTGGTCGCCGCAGGGCTTTTGGTCGCAGGCAGTGCAGGTCTGATCGTCTGGGGCGGCCTTCTGCTGCCGGTTCTAGGGGTAGCGGGAAGCCTGGGAGTCACGGGGATCGTGACGAGTGCCGATGCAACCGTGCGACTGCAGTGGCAGCGCCGACGTCTGCGCCGCACGCTCGGTCGATATCTATCTCCTGCCGTGGCCGCAGTGATCTCTGAACAGCCTGAAGAAGCCGATCAACTTCTAGGCGGGCAGTTAACAGACGTGGTGATCTTAATGAGCGACATCCGTGGATTTACAGCCTTCACACAGGAGATGACAAAGCAAGGGAACGTCAAACAACTGGTCGATCGACTCAACACCTACTTCAGCGAAGTGGTGGATGCAGTGCATTCAGAAGAAGGCACGGTCGACAAATTCATCGGCGATGCCGTGCTCGCGGTATTTGGGGCACCACTTCAGAAAACAAGCAGCACCAATGTGCTGGCTGCGGTCAAAACGGCAATCGCTTTACAGCAACGACTCGCCATTCTCAATCGTGCCTGGATCGCCGAAGGGCAATCACCATGGGATCAGGTGGTGGTACTCAGTTACGGCTGGGTTGTGAGCGGCAACATCGGCTGCGCCAGCCGAATGGACTACACCGTGATCGGCGATGCCGTGAATACAGCCAGCCGCTTGGAGGCGATTGCCAAGCAATGCGGCCAAGCAATTGTGATGAGTGCTGCGGTGGCGGAACATCTAGACGGCGACTGGCCTCTACAGGACCTGGGGACATTTCCTATCCGTGGGCAAGACGATCAACGGGTGTTCGCACTCAAAACTGACACTAAAGAGCACACCTAG
- a CDS encoding cyclic nucleotide-binding domain-containing protein: MWGDEPQLQAFRERLKLLLVAHQQELNPEKVFADEGDILFHQGESVETLMLLTQGRVAVDIHYGDEIHTLAEVEAVELLGEVGFFANGKHYADFRVVEGQAELLTIPGQALLQAMLFDTDLVVEMLSLVSERCRRGNQVIAMLLSGIEAVHDDSQEKIKQVSTELGGIHFCIAKASRQLQRLQQRRRI; encoded by the coding sequence ATGTGGGGAGACGAACCTCAGCTGCAGGCCTTTCGAGAACGACTGAAGCTCCTGCTAGTTGCCCACCAGCAGGAGCTCAATCCTGAGAAAGTTTTCGCTGACGAAGGAGACATTCTGTTTCATCAGGGCGAATCAGTGGAGACTTTGATGTTGCTGACTCAGGGGCGTGTCGCAGTTGATATTCATTACGGCGACGAGATCCACACACTGGCAGAAGTTGAGGCTGTGGAATTGCTTGGCGAAGTTGGTTTCTTCGCCAATGGCAAGCACTACGCCGACTTTCGCGTTGTGGAAGGACAGGCAGAACTTCTAACCATTCCAGGCCAGGCACTGCTTCAGGCCATGTTGTTTGACACTGATCTCGTCGTGGAGATGCTGTCACTGGTCAGTGAGCGCTGCCGTCGAGGCAATCAGGTCATCGCCATGCTGCTGAGCGGAATCGAAGCCGTGCATGACGATTCCCAAGAGAAAATTAAACAGGTCTCAACAGAGCTGGGGGGGATCCACTTCTGCATTGCCAAGGCCAGCAGACAGCTGCAGAGGCTGCAGCAGCGGCGCCGAATCTGA
- a CDS encoding Crp/Fnr family transcriptional regulator yields the protein MSALTPEDLGSMPLFACLPVEQLTLLLDRYRETTHQPDQVILMEQDWGESLFVIRDGLAKVRTYTADGDEVIMSLLGQGDVFGEMAVLDGASRSADVVALTPLHLIKMRSAPFASLLGQLAPFALALARLEAGRLRDLNQRFALQSADATTRLLDGLAYLARKSSVGQDLQAELPPLAQREIALLAGLARETASRTLSKLRSRGTITEQNGRLRLADLKPLLKRGLIS from the coding sequence ATGTCTGCGCTCACGCCTGAGGACCTTGGATCCATGCCCCTGTTCGCTTGCCTGCCGGTCGAACAGCTGACGCTATTGCTTGATCGTTATCGCGAGACCACTCATCAGCCTGATCAGGTGATCTTGATGGAACAGGATTGGGGCGAATCACTGTTTGTGATCCGTGATGGCTTGGCCAAGGTGCGCACCTATACAGCTGACGGGGATGAGGTGATCATGTCGCTGCTGGGGCAAGGAGACGTTTTTGGCGAGATGGCCGTACTGGATGGTGCTTCACGCTCCGCCGATGTGGTTGCTCTGACGCCTCTGCATCTGATCAAGATGCGATCGGCTCCCTTTGCCTCGCTGCTGGGTCAGCTCGCACCATTCGCGTTGGCGCTGGCACGTTTGGAGGCTGGCCGACTGCGTGATCTCAACCAGCGTTTTGCTCTGCAGAGCGCCGATGCCACCACTCGACTGCTCGATGGGTTGGCATACCTGGCGCGCAAAAGCTCAGTAGGTCAGGACCTGCAGGCGGAACTCCCTCCATTGGCACAGAGGGAGATTGCGCTTCTGGCCGGTCTGGCCAGGGAGACGGCTTCACGCACCCTGAGCAAGCTGCGTTCTCGCGGAACGATCACTGAGCAGAACGGCCGCTTGCGTCTGGCTGATCTCAAGCCGCTTCTCAAGCGTGGTCTGATTTCCTGA